From Salvelinus sp. IW2-2015 linkage group LG2, ASM291031v2, whole genome shotgun sequence, one genomic window encodes:
- the LOC111972164 gene encoding LOW QUALITY PROTEIN: GTP-binding protein Rheb (The sequence of the model RefSeq protein was modified relative to this genomic sequence to represent the inferred CDS: inserted 1 base in 1 codon), producing MSLLFFFSSSFEVVQVIHEKLLDMVGKAQVPIILVGNKXDLHMERVISYEGRKALADSWNAAFMESSAKEKPDGVEVFRRMILEAEKLEGGVQFAHGKTAAALM from the exons ATGTCATTGCTGTTTTTCTTCTCTTCCAGTTTTGAAGTAGTTCAGGTTATCCATGAAAAACTTCTGGATATGGTGGGGAAAGCTCA AGTACCTATTATATTGGTGGGGAATA AAGACCTGCACATGGAacg GGTGATCAGCTATGAGGGAAGGAAGGCCCTAGCAGACTCCTGGAACGCTGCCTTCATGGAGTCCTCAGCTAAGGAGAAACCAG ACGGGGTGGAGGTGTTCAGACGCATGATCCTGGAGGCGGAGAAGCTGGAAGGCGGCGTCCAATTTGCACATGGGAAGACTGCTGCGGCCCTCATGTAG